One genomic region from Rhinoraja longicauda isolate Sanriku21f chromosome 8, sRhiLon1.1, whole genome shotgun sequence encodes:
- the LOC144595845 gene encoding poly(rC)-binding protein 3 isoform X18 produces MEPKVNEGGLNVTLTIRLLMHGKEVGSIIGKKGETVKKMREESGARINISEGNCPERIVTITGPTDAIFKAFAMIAFKFEEDIDNSMTNSTATSKPPVTLRLVVPASQCGSLIGKGGSKIKEIRESTGAQVQVAGDMLPNSTERAVTISGMPDAIIQCVKQICVVMLEVEYKSPPKGATIPYRPKPASAPVIFAGGQVRADPLSASAANLSLLLQHQPLPAYTIQGQYAIPHPDQLTKLHQLAMQHTPFTPLGQTTPGFPGVDANSPASTHELAIPNDANI; encoded by the exons ATGGAGCCAAAGGTCAACGAGGGCGGTCTGAATGTTACTCTTACCATCCGACTGCTCATGCATGGAAAG GAAGTTGGAAGCATCATTGGAAAG AAAGGTgagactgtgaaaaagatgcgTGAAGAG AGTGGTGCACGCATTAACATCTCTGAAGGAAATTGTCCTGAGAGAATTGTAACTATCACAGGCCCAACTGATGCAATATTCAAGGCATTTGCAATGATTGCCTTTAAGTTTGAGGAG GACATTGATAATTCAATGACCAACAGCACAGCCACCAGTAAACCACCCGTGACCTTGCGGCTCGTTGTACCAGCCAGCCAGTGTGGATCTCTGATTGGAAAAGGAGGCTCCAAAATCAAAGAAATTCGTGAG TCGACAGGGGCTCAAGTCCAAGTGGCAGGGGACATGCTGCCTAATTCCACTGAACGAGCTGTTACAATCTCCGGGATGCCAGATGCAATCATCCAATGTGTGAAGCAAATATGTGTGGTGATGCTGGAGGTAGAGTATAAG TCCCCACCGAAAGGTGCCACCATTCCCTACCGCCCAAAGCCCGCCTCTGCCCCCGTCATTTTTGCAGGTGGCCAGGTAAGAGCAGATCCCCTCTCGGCCTCCGCAGCCAACCTCAGCCTCTTACTGCAGCACCAGCCACTGCCT GCCTATACAATTCAGGGACAGTATGCCATTCCACACCCAGAT CAGTTGACCAAGCTTCATCAGTTGGCTATGCAGCATACCCCCTTTACTCCCCTTGGGCAGACCACCCCTGGTTTCCCTG
- the LOC144595845 gene encoding poly(rC)-binding protein 3 isoform X16, with protein MEPKVNEGGLNVTLTIRLLMHGKEVGSIIGKKGETVKKMREESGARINISEGNCPERIVTITGPTDAIFKAFAMIAFKFEEDIDNSMTNSTATSKPPVTLRLVVPASQCGSLIGKGGSKIKEIRESTGAQVQVAGDMLPNSTERAVTISGMPDAIIQCVKQICVVMLEVEYKSPPKGATIPYRPKPASAPVIFAGGQVRADPLSASAANLSLLLQHQPLPAYTIQGQYAIPHPDDACLLSADYKSALASTLWRSPQLAHPSSQLKESAWRPESLREKMEFKNCNEDSGSWGVDANSPASTHELAIPNDANI; from the exons ATGGAGCCAAAGGTCAACGAGGGCGGTCTGAATGTTACTCTTACCATCCGACTGCTCATGCATGGAAAG GAAGTTGGAAGCATCATTGGAAAG AAAGGTgagactgtgaaaaagatgcgTGAAGAG AGTGGTGCACGCATTAACATCTCTGAAGGAAATTGTCCTGAGAGAATTGTAACTATCACAGGCCCAACTGATGCAATATTCAAGGCATTTGCAATGATTGCCTTTAAGTTTGAGGAG GACATTGATAATTCAATGACCAACAGCACAGCCACCAGTAAACCACCCGTGACCTTGCGGCTCGTTGTACCAGCCAGCCAGTGTGGATCTCTGATTGGAAAAGGAGGCTCCAAAATCAAAGAAATTCGTGAG TCGACAGGGGCTCAAGTCCAAGTGGCAGGGGACATGCTGCCTAATTCCACTGAACGAGCTGTTACAATCTCCGGGATGCCAGATGCAATCATCCAATGTGTGAAGCAAATATGTGTGGTGATGCTGGAGGTAGAGTATAAG TCCCCACCGAAAGGTGCCACCATTCCCTACCGCCCAAAGCCCGCCTCTGCCCCCGTCATTTTTGCAGGTGGCCAGGTAAGAGCAGATCCCCTCTCGGCCTCCGCAGCCAACCTCAGCCTCTTACTGCAGCACCAGCCACTGCCT GCCTATACAATTCAGGGACAGTATGCCATTCCACACCCAGAT GATGCGTGCCTCTTGTCGGCTGACTATAAATCGGCGTTGGCATCAACATTGTGGAGAAGTCCGCAGCTTGCTCACCCATCCTCCCAGCTGAAGGAATCTGCATGGAGACCAGAGTCCTTGAGAGAAAAAATGGAATTTAAAAACTGTAATGAAGATTCAGGAAGCTGGG